The following nucleotide sequence is from Silurus meridionalis isolate SWU-2019-XX chromosome 5, ASM1480568v1, whole genome shotgun sequence.
TGTCCTTCCCTTCCATTTTCACAGGCACAACTGGGGAGTACTTTGCTGGGGTGAGGACTTTAGGCTTAGCTAAGTTTATATCAGCAGTTCTAACTGTGCTGTCTTTGTTGATAGATAAATGTAGTCCTTTGGCACAGAGTCGCTCATCATCTTTAGGAGAGGATGAGTGCAACACTACCTTTTGGGTCAGTGGGTCCTTCTGTCTCAGTTGTTGCCCTGGTTCTGATCGAGctggacatgtgcagaacaGATCATCAACTGGCAGTAGGCCCTTTGAACTTGAAGGCTTATCGGTCTCACTTGAGGCAACCTCATCATCTTGGCATATCTTGGTTGGGGAAATAATTGCAGAAGATTTTTTATCCAGAGGCAAGGAAATGGGTAAGGCTTTATTGGTTGTATCTGGTGTTGTGTGGCTTGGACTTTTCTCCTTGACATTTTCAGAGATATTAGAGCTTAGCTTACCCTCCTTAGGCAATGATAACATCTCTTTCTTGACCTCAGAAGTGCCCTGTTCAAGAGTTTTTAACTTCTCTCCTGCAAGTGGAGCATGTTCTACAGAACACTGTTTAGCTTTCTCTAAATCTtgttcattctttattacctCTTCGGGCTTGCCTTGCTCCATTGAAACTCTAGATAGTGCAGTCCCTTGAGAAGAACTGACCTTCAAGGGCACAGTTTTACTGAGGATCACAGACCTAGGTGGACAACCGGCACGGATTTGACCCATAGAAAAAGCCCCTCCTCCAATCGCTTGTGCTGTGCAACCAGGAATTGTCAAAGGGAAGTCACGTCGACTAAATATGCGTTCCTTGTTAATGTGGTGGGCCAAAAGGTAAGCCTGATTTTGATGGTGCTTCATGGCAGAAACCATTTCTGACACATCTGTTAGCTCTGAGGAGTTGGTCTCATGTCCAGAGTCGAGTGAAGACTCTGGAGTAATGGCAGCCAGTACAATCAACCCTGTGGAGAGCAGAAATGGGACAAAATCAGGGTcgtgttttgacaaaaattctCGGTAAAGTTTGTGGAGCTATGCTTAATTTAACAttgtaaaacattgttttatatataaagaactTGATTGTTTTCAGGCAAAATTGAACTTTTGTAACCTTTGTACAAATTTTCATACAAATTGTAAATTAGTATTCCtgtattgtatgtatttatacatagtcatgtttaaaatgtaaaaatattttaaataaatccattAAAAACTTGTATGCAACAAGCAGTTTGTGGACATCTTGCACTTATTAAGAAGTACTTGGTATGTCCACCTGCTGTCTGTGGAGtctgttgatgatgatgagggtAATCCTCTGATGCAGCAAGTGCTTCCAGTGCTTGCAGAGTGGACACTAAAGCATCATCGAGCTCCTGAGCATGGTCTCTCACTGTCCTTGGGGCCACAGTATCAATTAATGTCACAGGTACTTTCTCTTGAGTATCTGCCAGAGGTGCTGCAGCTGCAGTAGCACCAGTGGTGGCAATAGCCTTCCGATTCTTTTTAGCGTCATCCTCATCTGAGCTATTATCTCTAAACCCTGGAGGTGGTGCTGCTATTGCAGGAGGAGGCGGTTGCAGTTTTACTCCTCCGTCCTCAatctcttcatcttcctcacTACCAGGAGGAGGAAGAGCCATTAGATCAACAGCTCCACTTTCACAGGAGGCACAGGCATTAATGCTTTGCAAAGCATGTTTTCCAGAAGTGCCTTTCTCTGTCATTACACCTCCAGCTTTAAGCTTTGCCTTGCAAGAGTCACAGAAGAATCTCCCTGTACGCTTTGAGTTCTCCATTGTTTTAGCCCTGCCTCTGAAGCCTGAGCTGTCCTGAGCTGGGCTCTCGAGTTCAGCCAGTGATTCAATACTTTTGAGAGTGGGATCGGACTTGGCACGTGAGCGGTTCTGTGACTTGGATATGAAGTTCTCGTTAATATCCAGCTGTTCCTCCGCCTGCATTTGGAGATCTTGCAGCTGCTGCTGCTCTTTCAAATGTATGTGACAGAGGCCAAGGTGTTGTGACGGTGGTGGTGCTGATATCTTCTGCGACACCTCTCTGGGtggcccctctctctcttcacgTTGACTGCTACTTGACACAGAGGCCCCAGAGCGGGAATGAGGATGGGGGCTTCTGAAATCTGAAGAACACAACCATCAGAAGAGTTGAAATGGCAAGAGATATATGGTAGATGGGCGTGAGTCCAGATGGGAAAAGCAGAGGCTGAGGGAGACCACAAATATGAAGGCTGAGGCAAAGTCTTTTGAAATGTCATGGGTTGTGGTCATCCCCACTGGCAGATTAGGGTATATGGTGATAGCATCCAATGTATGGTTAAATATTATGAATGGATGTTCTTAGGTCAGAGTAATGAAGAAAAATCCAGAATGTAGTATCAGTTTGAAACAGAAAATGGATCGAACATCCATGGACTAATTTAAAATGAAGATGGAAAGTTCAAGAACAGCAAGAAGAAATGAGTGATTCTCATGACTGATGCAACGTCCAGGACAAAATTAAAGAAACAATTCAAAGAACACCCTTATGACAACTTTCTAAGGCACATACTTATCATGTTATTGAAGCTGCTGTAAGTAGTCCCTGCAATCTTGCAGTGTTCATTTAGCTAAatacagtcatgtgaaaatTAAAGTACACCCTCTTTGAATTCAGTGGTTTTATGTATCAGAACATAATATAAATTGTAGGGTCCTTTAAGTCATATTACACAGTGTGagcatttattttcaaaaatcaAACTGGCATAGAGAAACCAGGTGTGAAATACTTAAGTACACCTTATGATTTATTAGCTGGGATAACCTGAATTAATTCTTTTATGTATTACTTTCAGTCTCTAACATCATTGTGGAGAAATCTTGGCTCACTCTTCTTTACAATGTTGCTTCATTTCATTGAGGTTTGCGGGCATTCATTAATGTACATCTTGCCTGCCACACCAATTCATTTAGTTTGAGGTCTGGACATCGACTGGGGAATTGCAACACCTtaattctgttctttttttagaCAGATATGCTGGTGTGCTTAGGATCATTTTCCTGTTGACCAAATTTCAGCCAAGCTTTAGCTGTCACAAAGATGACCTCACATTAGACTGGAGAATACTGGTAAACAGAGTTTATAGCCAACTTAATGACTGCAAGGTGCCCAGGTGTCTGAAACCAAGCCCAAATCATTAATCCTGCATCACTGTGTTTGACAGTTAGTATTAGGTGTTTTTGCTGAtatgctgtgttttgttttcaccAAACATGGTGCTGTGTATTATGGGCAGACATCTCTACTTTGGGCTTATCTGTCTATAGGTGAATCCTTGCGGTTTTTCAAATGCAACTTTGCAAACCTAATCTGCGCTGCCATGTTTAATAAGTGAGAAGAGTCTGGCAACACTTTCAAACAAACCAAACTTGTTTGTCTTAATGACAGTAAAGATGTCATGTATGGTACATCTGAGTTTGTATTTACCTAATTTATGACCTGGACCAGATTAATTGTTGTGTCTAGATCTATAGAGTGTACTTTAATTTGTACATGGCTGTATGTAGGAACATGTCTATATAAAATACATGACTTCACAGTTAAGGTTACAGACTAATGGCACCTctctacagggagtgcagaattattaggcaaatgagtattttgaccacatcatcctcgttatgcatgttgtcttactccaagctgtataggctggaaagcctactaccaattaagcatattaggtgatgtgcatctctgtaatgagaaggggtgtggtctaatgacatcaacaccctatatcaggtgtgcataattattaggcaacttcctttcctttggcaaaatgggtcaaaagaaggacttgacaggctcagaaaagtcaaaaatagtgagatatattgcagagggatgcagcagtcttaaaatagccaagcttctgaagcgtgatcatcgaacaatcaagcgtttcattcaaaatagtcgacagggtcgcaagaagcgtggaaaaaccaaggcgcaaaataactgcccgtgaactgagaaaagtcaagcgtgcagctgccaagatgccacttgccaccagtttggccatatttcagagctgcaacatcactgagtgcccaaaagcacaaggtgtgcaatactcagagacatggccaaggtaagaaaggcagaaagtcgaccaccactgaacaagacacacaagctgaaacgtcaagactgggccaagaaatatctcaagactgatttttctaaggttttatggactgatgaaatgagagtgagtcttgatgggccagatggatgggcccgtggctggattggtaaagggcagagagctccagtccgactcagacgccagcaaggtggaggtggagtactggtttgggctggtatcatcaaagatgagcttgtggggccttttcgggttgaggatggagtcaagctgaactcccagtcctactgccagtttctggaagacaccttcttcaagcagtggtacaggaagaagtctgcatccttcaagaaaacatgattttcatgcaggacaatgctccatcacacacgcccaagtactccacagcgtggctggcaagaaagggtataaaagaagaaaatctaatgatatggcctccttgttcacctgatctgaaccccattgagaacctgtggtccatcatcaaatgtgcgatttacaaggagggaaaacagtacacctctctgaacagtgtctgggaggctgtggttgctgctgcacgcaatgttgatggtgaacagatcaaaacactgacagaatccatggatggcaggcttttgagtgtccttgcaaagaaaggtggctatattggtcactgatttgtttttgtttggtttttgaatgtcagaaatgtatatttgtgaatgttgagatgttatattggtttcactggtaaaaataaataattgaaatgggtataaatttgttttttgttaagttgcctaataattatgcacagtaatagtcacctgcacacacagatatccccctaaaatagctaaaactaaaaactacttccaaaaatattcagctttgatattaatgagttttttgtgttcattgagaacatggttgttgttcaaattaaatcctcaaataaaattaatcctcaaaaatacaacttgcctaataattctgcactccctgtatctACAATAGCTGTGTAGTCATTGGTGTCCTGCGTGCCATTGTCTCAACCTTATAACACATGCTTTTCCCACATGGCATTAAGGAAGCAGCATCCATGCGACTGTAACCGAGGCAATTAAAATAGTTTAACATATAAGTTTCCTTGTGTGATGTTCTGGGTATCCATGATCAATGGATTAGTGTAACTATTCTTTTTTGTTCTCCGTTTTTATGTCAAACCATTTGTTTGATGTGAGCCTTTTCAGGTGATTTTATGTGTATAATTTCTAGTAACATACAGTAGGTGTGAATCAAATAACTTTCACTTTTGCTTCTTAGTAATGACTTTTGACGTATTGTtctctggtggtctagtggttaggatgcggcgctctcaccactgcggcccgggtttgatccccggtcagggaatcaaccccagccattagggttgcacaagccttggtgccggtcccaagcccggataatggggagggttgcgttaggaagggcatctagcgtaaaaacatttgccaaatcaaacatgcagatgatccgctgtggcgacccctaatgggagaagccgaaagaaagtttgttcTCGTTGCATTTTTTGAATTTTCAGCATTTTCCAAAAATTTCCTTTTGCATCTACATGCTGTGCACCTTGCAGGTGATTTGGCTTTAATCAAAATGCAAACATGAAACTGGAAAAAGTCAGCTTTACTGAAACATCTGTAGATCTGGTGTGTGTTCTTAGATCTGTATAAactttttatacaactttactAAAAGGTTTATAAATGAGGcgtattttcctttttctcgGCTCATCTATTTTAGTGATGATTATCAGGACAGTTTAGAATAGATTAGATAGAATAGATAATCCTTAAAAATTGCTTACAGCAGCTTTAATACTCTTACATTGAATTAAAATACAATAGGCTATAGAAAGGCTGAAAGGatttacttttacacacacatatatacagcggggaaaataagtatttgacacatcagcatttttatcagtaaggggatttctaagtgggctattgacaaaaaatttccaccagatgtagccatcaagccaaatattaaattcatacaaagaaatcagaacatttaactATACAACttaagtcataataaataaagtgaaatgacacagggaataagtattaaACACACTTATGTGTCACttatatttaatactttgtagaaaagcctttgttggtgattacagcttctagaTGCCTCTTGTATGGAAGACCAGtcgtctgcattgctcaggagtgattctggcccattcttccacacaaatggtctttaaatcttgaaggttccttgggcctctttgatgaactttgatcttcagttctctccatagattttctatggaatttaggtcaggtgattgactgggccattcaagcaacttgattttcttggtttccttggccttgtgtttgggatcattgtcttgctgaaatgtccaccctcttttcaATTTCAActttctggtagatggcagcagatttttatccagaatgtcccggtacatttctccattcatcctgccttcaataatatgaagtctgccaTTACCCCTTGCTGAtaagcagccccaaaccatgatgcatccacccccaaacttaactgttggtatggtgttcttggggtggtgggcagtgccatttcttctctaaacatggtgtgtagaatgactgccaaaaagttcaattttgctttcatctgaccatactatAGTCTCTCAATAATCCACAGGattctccaaatgctcttacgcaaactttaaccgagcctcaacatgctttttgttcagcaatggagtcttgcgtggtgagcatgcatggatgccatggcggttcagtgcattgcttatagttttctttgaaacaacagtacctgctgatgcaaggtcttcctgaagttctgcccaagtggttcttggctcttggcGAACTCTCCTGAATATTCTTTGGACTCCTCGGACATGGATCTTACGTGGAGCACCTGGTCTAtaaccattcccatcaaaatgcttttcaacgataagattacgaagatcttgagagagttctttgcttttacccatcatgaagtcttccctgtgtgcctcctgggtaatgagaagcctttataggccatcaattaggaccaaagcagctgatatcaattagtactgatagggggcagggtttctctctcaatactgacagatttcaggtgatcttctggctttctatgccattttacaccttgttatcttcatgtgttcaatacttattccctgtgtcatttcactttatttattatgactcaacttgtatacttatgttctaatttctttgtatgaattcaatatttggcttgatggatacatctggtggaaattttgggtcaatagcccacttagaaatccccttactgataaaaaatgctgatgtgtcaaatacttattttttcccgctgtatgtatgtatgtatgtatgtgtatatatatatatatatatatatatatatatatatatatatatatatatatatatatatataatatacaaattatattatatatattatatataattttttttttttactttaatggtTCAAAAGATTTttgggaaataaaaagaaatgcacttTGCTGAAGGTAAATACCTTGtgtttatttcaataaataaaaacaaacaaacaaacaaacaaacaaaacaaggaTGTGACTACTACCATACCTGCCTTGATCATATGAGACTGACCAGGTGTCCTGTAGTAGATGGTCCTTTTGGGATCCACAAAGAGCTTGTAATACCCAGAAATCAAACAGGCAAAGTTTGATGCATCTGGCCACTCCATCAGCAAGACGAGGGGCTAAACATTTAAACAACGAATAACTCATATGTCTGAATATTCTAAATCCTGTAACAGAAAAACCAAGTCATTTGAATTTAGTGCCATACCTTAGCGTCAATAATAGCCACTTCTACACGGGCTACTCCCTGGTGTTCCCGGAACAACTGCACCTTTGCTACACGGCTGAATTCAGCCAAGACTGTTGTGAGGTTATTTTTCAAATCAATGACATGACTGATGCCATGTCTGGGCCCTACCAAGAGTGTAGTGGCGGTATGTTTTTCATccttaaaaacagaaaaataaagatttgcAAACgttagagaagaagaagaaacaattATTATTCATCCCAGTCCCTTCTTACCAGTCCAACTGTATGAAACAATAAGCCTCCAAATGGTGGAAGGTCATTTAGCACACGTATGTATTGTAACTTTCCTTGAAGAGGAGGCACCTGCgaaataaacaagcaaataaataaataataacactataaaaatacaataacctGACCAGCAGGGGGCAATGTGTTTCTATTTCAGCCTGACCAAAGACGGAGGATGGATGCGCATTCCTTTGGAATGACATACAATATAATAAGTGATATAAAGATTGCGTCCATgaaaatttaaaagtaaatagaaCTTTGGTCGGAAGAACTTAATCTGAACAGGCAAATAGTACAAAAGGAAGAATGTTTTCAAGGCTGGTTTTCTGAACAAGTGTTTGAACATCACTAAGGATGAAAGTAAAAGCAAGTCTTTGAATCAAATCTTAAAGCCTTGTACTCAAAACAAGAGTTCTGCCTGCTTGCAATTGTTAAGTGGTGCACTTAAGtgaagaagtgttttttttataccaatGTACAGATTCACTGTTATgcacttttacacttttaattGCAGAATCTATGAGGTTCATACACCTTGTTAACTTTTTCTATTCAAATCCAATGGAGGAATTTGATTCACGTACATAGACAGGCACTTAAATATTTAtgagtaatttttttgttgtattgttgtctttttttttttttttaataaacatcatTTATCTAATCTCTGAAGGACATTTTGGTTTAAGCAATACTAACATCGCATTATATCTACATTTTCACAAGTACTTAATATGCCTTAACATTCCCATGCTACTATCTTTTCACATCGGTTCTGTACCTTGTTGCCAGCAGGTGGAGGGTGCTGATAAGTCTTTAGAAGTTGGGAAAGGGTCTTGCAGACATTCTTCTCCTTGACAGTTGGCAACAAGGTAAGAGGAAGGAAAGGTTCCAGACCCCATTCTTTCCTGGAAAAAAAGGTAAGGCAGTTGAGCTTTTATGTCTTTTCATGAACATGTATTTTTAGAAACACTGTTTTCTTCAAAGGTAGCGTGATGGCACAGTAGGCAGCATTGCTGATTCATAGCTTCGGGGTTCACAGTTttatcctgagctcaggttactgtcacTGTGGATCTTTGCGTATTCTTCCTGCGCCCATGGATTCTATGGTCCCAAAAAAACATACCAGCAGGTGGAAGCCTCAAGAATGTAATGCATGTTTAACTTAGAAATTGGAGTGGACTTTCAGAGCATTACCCtaaatacatacactatatggacaaaggtttgtggacaccagaccttcagatttgtatgtgctttctgaacattccattccacatttagtttttaGAACTGTTCTGTGAAGATGGTCCACttcattttggagtgtgcttgaggagatttgtgctgatgtaaggtgaggatggtgcagtcagcatttccattcatcacaaaggtgtttaataggattgaggtcGTAGCTCCACAGCAGGCCTCTCAAAACTCCggctgtaaaagtcaggtgttccaatacctttgtccatatgtTATAGTATGGTCCATTTATACTACATCCAcatgtctaaataaaaaatatatacagtaaaggcACAAAatatgtaatgtttaaaaaggGAACACCACAACAGCAACAAAGAAATATTTCTCACAGTGTTTTCGTGGCATTGGTCCAGCTCTCGGATTCTGGACTtagtgaagatgaatgaatgatagTGCTCTTTATTGCCTTGTGGTATTCTTGATCTGGGAACTCTGTTACTGTTCAATTTATAAAGCCCATGATTTAATACTCAAGGTAGTATCTGTCATTTATGAGGAATAGGTTCATATTGCTAGAGCTTGATTTAGGACTTACTCGACATGCTTAAGGGAGATCTTCTGATTGGGTCTCGCCACTGACACTGTGATGTAAATGTGGAGGGCTGCCAGCTTAAGTGTTATGTCTGACTTCCAGTCCATTCCGAATCGTTCCTTGATGACATCGTTGCGACTCTGTTCAATATCACACGTAAGACGTTTCAAACGAGCAAAGGATCAAAGTAGATTTATTTCATGGTAAGAAGTAAAGGACTTTAACCTGTATGTACAAGTACTCAAATGCAGCAGGATCCCTCCTCAGTAAGTCTGCAGGGTCTTTGGGGAAGAAGCAGATCCGAAATAGGCAGCGCATCCCCTGGAAATAGGTTCTGTGTACCACCTgaagtaatataataaatttCGGTGTTCAGAACATGTAAAATCTATAACTTCCTATACTGACAATGTGTAGTAcaaagcttttaataaatagcGAAACTTTTCATGAATGCATGATGCAAGTAAAGAGTATTGTAGATTATAGAAGTGACAAAAGTGTGGTGTTTCCAGAGCAAAGACAGACTCACATGAGAGAGAGGTTGGCTTTCCTGTAGCAGGTGCAGTCTCTGTTTGTGATCGAGTCCTCCAGACTCCAGAACCAGAGCAAAATGCTCGATGTAGCGTAGGGAGAGGCGGTCCTGCAGTGAGGATATGACATCCTGTCGGAAGAAGTAAgttgttttgatttttaaacatatttgttcCTTGAAAATACATGTAAGCCCCGATttagataaatataaagaaatccGTTCATTTGGTTCGACCCAAATGACATAAACATATTACTCTTATCAAATGTCACCGTTTTGTGGAAAATGGGGTTTTTCTGCATTTAGCAAGTAGATTGGATATGCTAAATTGCCCATAtacatgattgtgtgtgtgcatttgtgtgtatgtctgtacaAGGTGCCCTGCAGTGGTCTGACGTCTCATCCTGTGTGCATTCCTGCTGCATAGCCAGGTTTCTCTGGATCAGTTTCAGAGACACCACAACATAAATTGGATACTGAAGATGATTAAACGAAAGTGGaataataatgtgaaaatgttaTCTTGCCCAGGCTTACACCGATTGTGTAAAGACCAAATTTAACAACAataattgtaaaagaaaatagtCTGCCTTAAGACATATAAAACTGATTTCCTCACACAGTGCATGTCAGACTCCTATCAAACTGTTGGATAGCTAAGTGCCATAGACAAATGGATATCTGCctaatcaattcagtttatgGCAATGATGTTCCAGTGCCACAGTCAGAATGGAATCTTTTAATGCAGTTTCAGGTAAGACATTAAAATGCTATCACTTTAAGTGCAAATGAGATGCACGcacatgttttatatatatataagggctgtcaaaatacattttgttcatttcattaacacatgattaatgcagtgtgcatttctgtttgaccatttttataaaaaatgtaaaatatatatataaaaaaaaaatttaaacaggcAAAATTGAACCCCCCAATCCCTCATGCTTATTCACGATGTCCTTTTTTTACTTAGaggtctcaaatcaagcaccaaaatccaccatgatgcacacatccagcaattaaaaccgtccatgTGAAAAAATTTGGGTTCCGTTTCGTtttctgatgatttacgtaaaaTTTAAACACTAATTtcttttacaagaatattttgtcttcatgctctatttgagtatggtttcactactaataaacaaattaaaaaaaattataacatttgtccatgcccatgttgcccgtgagttaactcatgacatcAACATATTCACCATGTAAAGGTTTGTTCTATGGAGGCAGAGATGTACCTTGTCAACATGTTTGACATTTACTCCAACAATGCAACAATGGAATCGATTGAACTGAGATGAGCATTCATCATGAGCCTTCATATATAGGAACAGATGTGCAGGGGTTCTTGGTGTCTCATGGCTGTGCTTGGGAAAAGGTCTTGGAATATAAATGAAGGAATCTTGTGTTGTATGCAAACACTGTATCCTTAGTGCTTCTGAGTGCTTCCTGCTGAGGCTTAAGCAGATTTGCATTGCTCTTACAGGGCATCATAGATCCATATTGATGTGAAGCGAATAATTACATGTGCGCTCAGTTGggcttttgtgcacagggtctcAATCACGTCCAATGGCACAGTTACGGATACATACAGGTTTGCTAAAGCAGCACTCTGCCCCTCAAATTATGCTAATCTGTTTTGGTAATATTGACTGACTGCTAAATCAATGAAAATGCTATTGGGTTCTCTCACTGAAATAGGATTTTGCCTCACTGAGGATCACATCTGAACATTTCACTCTGTCTTTTCCTACACTCAAATGGCTGTTGCTTGTTAGCTATTGCATTTTACAATGcaattaattgaaaaataattatgttGGTAGTAATATATTATCGTCACCCACTTATCATCCTCTTTGATCCCTGGATTGACTGTAGACGTGCGTTGGAGCCGTTTGCTTTATCTGATTATTCTTCTTCCTTGCTGCTGAATCCATTCAAAACAATGATCCATAAGCCATTCTATGAAAATAAAAGGCCTCTCCAAGGTTGAATTAGTGAATTAGTGAAATAAGtaaattcacattttgtttCAAGCAAGTCCAGAACAATTACAAGCAGAtgcaaggttttttttcctccttactaCTAGATGAAGGGCTACATCAAATTCCCCCCTTTTTTaatg
It contains:
- the frmpd3 gene encoding FERM and PDZ domain-containing protein 3 isoform X2, with translation MNAKQRDPVAETHYSILSSPLRAWPRSRMDNQKNVTDGPSDGKLFAGDQILVINEENVSDAPRERVIDLVRNCNDSIVLTVLQPLQSPKSAFISAAKKARLRTNPPKVRFSEQVSISDPDSTMLKDDSLLLIPNVLKVFLENGQIKSFTFDNRTTVRDVISSLQDRLSLRYIEHFALVLESGGLDHKQRLHLLQESQPLSHVVHRTYFQGMRCLFRICFFPKDPADLLRRDPAAFEYLYIQSRNDVIKERFGMDWKSDITLKLAALHIYITVSVARPNQKISLKHVEKEWGLEPFLPLTLLPTVKEKNVCKTLSQLLKTYQHPPPAGNKVPPLQGKLQYIRVLNDLPPFGGLLFHTVGLDEKHTATTLLVGPRHGISHVIDLKNNLTTVLAEFSRVAKVQLFREHQGVARVEVAIIDAKPLVLLMEWPDASNFACLISGYYKLFVDPKRTIYYRTPGQSHMIKADFRSPHPHSRSGASVSSSSQREEREGPPREVSQKISAPPPSQHLGLCHIHLKEQQQLQDLQMQAEEQLDINENFISKSQNRSRAKSDPTLKSIESLAELESPAQDSSGFRGRAKTMENSKRTGRFFCDSCKAKLKAGGVMTEKGTSGKHALQSINACASCESGAVDLMALPPPGSEEDEEIEDGGVKLQPPPPAIAAPPPGFRDNSSDEDDAKKNRKAIATTGATAAAAPLADTQEKVPVTLIDTVAPRTVRDHAQELDDALVSTLQALEALAASEDYPHHHQQTPQTAGLIVLAAITPESSLDSGHETNSSELTDVSEMVSAMKHHQNQAYLLAHHINKERIFSRRDFPLTIPGCTAQAIGGGAFSMGQIRAGCPPRSVILSKTVPLKVSSSQGTALSRVSMEQGKPEEVIKNEQDLEKAKQCSVEHAPLAGEKLKTLEQGTSEVKKEMLSLPKEGKLSSNISENVKEKSPSHTTPDTTNKALPISLPLDKKSSAIISPTKICQDDEVASSETDKPSSSKGLLPVDDLFCTCPARSEPGQQLRQKDPLTQKVVLHSSSPKDDERLCAKGLHLSINKDSTVRTADINLAKPKVLTPAKYSPVVPVKMEGKDTCEITTDNSKSTVIAEPQKNTKSVPVLVNTKHILSCGEKGATIPGAEYKKQANSKGKSQRSAPFLSIRNLISATFPARLRRETDERRAQLQKVRQYELEFLEELLKPKTSQGEFLSQGSSPIPSGTPCSCQLRTSPVQKVPGISREQRRSCDCKRMCRAMRLPDTPIGSAVEHRGRERTISKTSPAKPKSPHIQGTATQAQTLEIKTTRIRSTSLESRELSETHISCLPTCTSHSECTGAPQYKKIQRRYSIGEIDNDSTPLYAEVKTTKTKSLEKEMERVRATGLQLPTPIEPIYTQGGDSKKKGVFFIQGEELVRQSRDGTNEVLLGLSEENEDREKCCSFCFCYRKCEAADESSDKDELSYSIPLQVLPGMQLDSRAMPVVSKTLQVLDAEDCSGEEEEEEEEPQTQEIDLRTCGNLETSMARVQTLQGKTFCLPDGFLNAQLDANELLSILRQCANSPQIDGEPRMPTAKLVEYKQELAVRFKEFRASCRRVASVEKSPSRMLSAVTASFEVLCSLTQTFIRLVRGVRSETQRLQLLRKVEEVAVNYTLLLRAAEEAMGHSCSLPTKSASLPTTTNMGSLTRSIKTLPSK